A DNA window from Hordeum vulgare subsp. vulgare chromosome 1H, MorexV3_pseudomolecules_assembly, whole genome shotgun sequence contains the following coding sequences:
- the LOC123416973 gene encoding adoMet-dependent rRNA methyltransferase spb1-like, translating to MGKAAKGKQRRDEYYHLAKEQGYRSRAAFKLQQLDDRFRFLPAARAVLDLCAAPGGWVQVAVARAPAGAFVVGVDLVPIRPVRGAHSLTEDITITRCRSAVRRLMDSRGVAVFDVVLHDGSPNVGGAWAQEATAQSALVIDAVRLATAFLAPKGAFITKVFRSQDYSAIMFCLKQLFDKVEVTKPRASRGTSAEIYIICLKYKAPAKIQPELLDIKHLFSVDPEKSTPTDVLDTNKNAKKRTRGGYAAGVTVLEKVGLASDFIWSEAQKPREFLGSFTKISFDDPASLPIENHELTTDEVKCLCEDLQVLDKNSFKHILKWRTRLRNALPSSSQVTPKADGTATNTKVKGDVQLLQEMEEMGSDEEHQLDGMLDEAYERYVTKKGEEVKQEHKRAKRIDPDADAGLLEGGEDDGGNVGTDQGSNKDQDQETNPLLSCLDTEEPAEEQDVKVVVESGYVHRSRKKGKGGKGGAKGGKGMKGSAGQKK from the coding sequence atgggcAAGGCGGCGAAGGGGAAGCAGCGGCGGGACGAGTACTACCACCTGGCCAAGGAGCAGGGGTACCGGAGCCGGGCGGCCTTCAAGCTGCAGCAGCTAGACGACCGCTTCCGATTCCTCCCGGCGGCGCGCGCCGTGCTCGATCTCTGCGCGGCGCCGGGAGGCTGGGTCCAGGTGGCCGTCGCCCGCGCCCCCGCCGGCGCCTTCGTCGTCGGCGTCGACCTCGTGCCGATCCGCCCCGTCCGCGGCGCGCACTCGCTCACGGAGGACATCACCATCACCAGGTGCCGCTCCGCCGTGCGGAGGCTCATGGACTCCAGGGGGGTCGCCGTCTTCGACGTGGTCCTCCACGACGGCTCGCCCAACGTCGGCGGCGCGTGGGCGCAGGAGGCCACCGCGCAGTCCGCGCTCGTCATCGACGCGGTCCGCCTGGCCACCGCGTTCCTCGCCCCCAAGGGCGCCTTCATCACCAAGGTCTTCAGGTCTCAGGATTACAGCGCCATCATGTTCTGTCTGAAGCAGCTGTTTGATAAGGTCGAGGTGACTAAACCTCGAGCCAGTCGCGGCACATCCGCTGAAATTTACATCATCTGTCTGAAGTACAAAGCCCCTGCAAAGATTCAACCAGAGCTTCTTGATATCAAGCACCTGTTCAGTGTGGATCCAGAGAAGAGCACGCCTACGGATGTACTTGACACTAATAAGAATGCAAAGAAGAGAACTCGTGGTGGGTATGCGGCCGGAGTCACGGTACTGGAGAAAGTTGGCCTCGCATCAGATTTCATATGGTCCGAGGCGCAGAAACCACgggaattccttggttctttcacCAAGATTTCATTTGATGATCCTGCGTCTCTGCCCATCGAAAACCATGAGCTCACCACGGATGAGGTAAAATGTCTTTGTGAGGATTTGCAGGTGCTGGATAAAAATAGCTTCAAGCATATCTTGAAGTGGCGCACACGCCTAAGGAATGCTCTGCCATCATCTTCGCAAGTCACACCAAAAGCTGATGGTACTGCGACGAACACCAAGGTCAAAGGTGATGTTCAGCTTTTACAGGAAATGGAAGAAATGGGTTCCGATGAAGAACACCAACTGGATGGTATGCTCGATGAAGCTTATGAGCGTTATGTGACCAAAAAGGGTGAAGAAGTAAAACAAGAACACAAACGTGCCAAGCGAATCGATCCTGATGCTGATGCTGGTTTGTTAGAGGGAGGTGAAGATGATGGTGGCAACGTTGGCACCGATCAAGGTTCTAacaaagatcaagatcaagagaccAACCCCCTTTTATCATGTCTAGATACAGAGGAGCCTGCGGAAGAGCAAGATGTTAAAGTAGTGGTTGAGTCAGGATATGTTCACAGAagcaggaagaaggggaagggtggcAAAGGAGGCGCCAAAGGGGGGAAAGGGATGAAGGGTTCCGCCGGCCAGAAGAAATGA